From Magnolia sinica isolate HGM2019 chromosome 13, MsV1, whole genome shotgun sequence, one genomic window encodes:
- the LOC131222814 gene encoding uncharacterized protein LOC131222814 isoform X1 produces MERGDVRNHLQQQQGGVGGCRAHPEQDFLLQWGNRKRLRCVKIQVKDDATEKTTVRVDRRVVRPDKEPNLLPRRPSHHRILRSSEAMKGQNNGVRTSYSPERRGGCEGEVKGNGAHDTAQDKKGGCGGGSSSSSGGDATVWPKFTIGLTNKEKEEDFMAIKGSKLPQRPKKRAKFIQRTLNLVSPGLWLCDLSLERYEVREKKICKKRPRGLKAMGSMESDSEE; encoded by the exons atggAAAGGGGAGATGTGAGGAATCATCTGCAGCAGCAGCAAGGAGGAGTTGGGGGTTGTAGAGCGCACCCGGAGCAGGATTTCCTGTTGCAGTGGGGGAATCGGAAGCGATTGCGCTGTGTCAAAATCCAGGTGAAAGACGACGCCACCGAGAAGACTACGGTTCGAGTCGACCGACGCGTCGTCAGACCCGACAAGGAACCCAACCTCCTGCCCCGTCGACCTTCGCATCATCGCATACTCAG GAGTTCGGAAGCTATGAAAGGGCAAAATAATGGAGTCCGTACGTCTTATTCCCCAGAGAGACGAGGGGGGTGCGAGGGGGAGGTGAAGGGGAATGGGGCGCACGATACGGCGCAGGATAAGAAGGGGGGTTGTGGGGGAGGTTCATCTTCGTCGTCAGGGGGAGACGCGACGGTGTGGCCCAAGTTCACGATCGGGCTAACGAACAAGGAAAAGGAGGAAGATTTCATGGCCATAAAGGGCTCCAAGCTCCCTCAAAGGCCCAAGAAAAGAGCCAAATTCATTCAAAGGACCCTCAAC CTGGTCAGCCCTGGGTTGTGGCTATGCGATCTGAGCCTAGAACGCTACGAGGTCCGGGAGAAGAAGATCTGCAAGAAG AGACCAAGGGGATTGAAGGCAATGGGTAGTATGGAAAGTGACTCGGAAGAATAG
- the LOC131222814 gene encoding uncharacterized protein LOC131222814 isoform X2 codes for MRSSEAMKGQNNGVRTSYSPERRGGCEGEVKGNGAHDTAQDKKGGCGGGSSSSSGGDATVWPKFTIGLTNKEKEEDFMAIKGSKLPQRPKKRAKFIQRTLNLVSPGLWLCDLSLERYEVREKKICKKRPRGLKAMGSMESDSEE; via the exons ATGAG GAGTTCGGAAGCTATGAAAGGGCAAAATAATGGAGTCCGTACGTCTTATTCCCCAGAGAGACGAGGGGGGTGCGAGGGGGAGGTGAAGGGGAATGGGGCGCACGATACGGCGCAGGATAAGAAGGGGGGTTGTGGGGGAGGTTCATCTTCGTCGTCAGGGGGAGACGCGACGGTGTGGCCCAAGTTCACGATCGGGCTAACGAACAAGGAAAAGGAGGAAGATTTCATGGCCATAAAGGGCTCCAAGCTCCCTCAAAGGCCCAAGAAAAGAGCCAAATTCATTCAAAGGACCCTCAAC CTGGTCAGCCCTGGGTTGTGGCTATGCGATCTGAGCCTAGAACGCTACGAGGTCCGGGAGAAGAAGATCTGCAAGAAG AGACCAAGGGGATTGAAGGCAATGGGTAGTATGGAAAGTGACTCGGAAGAATAG